The following proteins come from a genomic window of Metarhizium brunneum chromosome 2, complete sequence:
- the PFF1 gene encoding Vacuolar membrane protease codes for MKLGNPFVFRPGPVSFWTTIVYLAIIIPLIYVQETVPPAPSEKELPQGVNLTEAWLDLEVITRSYHPFNSHSNDIVREYLMRRSRDILERNGIDYTTDLTGGVPWESRYLSSAEHPVQAAEVSARPRGATLFDDRISNVTMTNPQPNNTMGRYFEGNNFYVYIHGSEDPEGDWWTSDNVQRVARNGAGVLVNCHFDSVSTGYGATDDGMACISLLQLLSHFTSEGHQPKNGIVLLFNNAEEDGLLGAQAFGYSPLVQFCNTFVNLEGAGAGGRAMLFRTTDLEAAEAYSKSPHPFGSVVASNAFERGVIKSGTDYSVFVDNYGQRGLDIAFYSPRSRYHTEEDDARHTSVDSIWHMLSAALATTESLARTTSTQFNGPRSDGRKDLVQSGRPTAGVWFDWYGSSWSAFALRGLFAWTLTLLITTPLVLFVVTYLLVRDDKWYFFATKVDSTVGDGEETVSFGGWKGFVRFPFALVVATALTIGSVFLLAKVNPLIIYSSEYSVWAMMISLFYFVSWLLLRGAHFVRPSALQRGFTLIWLFIITWVLSVFAAVAEDRMNMGAVYPLAFLHTFAFAAVLISLLEQYALPAKQDFARQVSGENEEEEEQEQEQENLLGDGGNDANQQNNEERGDTDIAATPTETTPLRAGEEGHGSSEQTTTFANTYRRPVPETRVETRSGNNRKRSFPPYENEQAWSGRLPTWTWFIQLLLLVPLYVTVLGNLALVQTTSIGKTGTDGSSLLVPLMGVGILAILLLLPLTPFIHRVSHHVPLFLLLVFIGTLIYNLTAFPFSDNNRFKFYFKQVVDLDKGSNVVTLNGLEEFVRPVISSIPTPAGQRIHCDEDPFLSNLRNCQYDASLLPPDVADGEELESLISIEASKSKNGKTILVSLDALNTRVCYLDTSFPIFGFSVHGGAKRDDRFGSFPPEGLQQIQLWRRDWEKGWNVTLHLGGHVLPMNQDSVEATEVDEVDDDTSGGELKRRAAKELIVTARCAWSDANSANTIPAFHEVKQFMPRWAVVAKKTVGLVEITKKIKVA; via the exons ATGAAGCTCGGTAATCCGTTTGTTTTCCGGCCAGGCCCGGTCAGCTTCTGGACAACCATTGTCTATCTCGCCATTATCATACCCTTGATTTATGTCCAGGAAACGGTGCCGCCTGCGCCGTCCGAAAAGGAGCTGCCGCAGGGCGTCAATTTGACAGAAGCGTGGCTGGATTTGGAGGTCATTACTAGATCATACCATCCTTTTAACAGCCACTCGAACGATATAGTTCGCGAGTATCTCATGCGTCGATCCAGGGACATTTTGGAAAGAAATGGGATTGACTATACTACGGATTTAACAGGTGGTGTGCCCTGGGAAAGCAG GTATTTGTCTTCGGCTGAGCATCCCgtccaggccgccgaggtCTCTGCTCGCCCGCGCGGGGCCACGCTCTTTGATGATCGCATTTCAAACGTGACAATGACTAATCCTCAGCCGAATAATACCATGGGACGGTACTTTGAAGGCAACAATTTTTACGTGTATATTCATGGTTCTGAGGACCCGGAGGGGGATTGGTGGACCTCTGACAATGTTCAACGAGTTGCTCGCAATGGCGCTGGCGTTCTCGTGAATTGCCATTTTGACTC GGTATCTACCGGCTATGGCGCCACCGATGACGGCATGGCATGCATCTCCCTGCTGCAATTGCTCAGTCACTTTACCTCCGAGGGCCATCAACCGAAGAACGGCATTGTCTTGCTTTTCAATAATGCCGAAGAGGACGGGCTACTCGGGGCCCAAGCTTTTGGATATAGCCCCTTGGTGCAGTTTTGCAATACATTCGTCAACCTGGAGGGGGCGGGAGCTGGCGGTCGAGCCATGCTGTTCCGAACGACGGATCTCGAGGCCGCTGAGGCGTACTCCAAAAGCCCTCATCCCTTCGGATCCGTTGTAGCGTCGAATGCTTTCGAGCGAGGTGTGATTAAGAGTGGCACGGATTACTCGGTCTTTGTGGACAACTACGGCCAACGCGGTCTCGATATCGCTTTCTATTCGCCTCGGTCCCGATATCACAcagaagaggatgatgcgCGGCACACGTCAGTCGACAGCATCTGGCACATGTTATCAGCTGCTCTCGCCACGACCGAGTCCTTGGCAAGGACCACCAGCACCCAGTTCAACGGTCCGCGCTCTGATGGCAGAAAAGATCTGGTTCAGAGTGGCCGCCCAACGGCTGGTGTTTGGTTTGATTGGTATGGCAGTAGCTGGTCCGCGTTTGCGCTTAGAGGGCTATTTGCGTGGACTCTCACCCTTCTTATTACTACGCCACTTGTTCTTTTTGTGGTGACATATCTGCTGGTTCGCGATGACAAATGGTACTTCTTTGCTACCAAGGTTGATTCTACTGTAGGAGACGGTGAAGAAACCGTGTCATTTGGCGGATGGAAAGGATTCGTCCGATTTCCGTTTGCTCTAGTCGTTGCCACTGCCTTGACAATTGGGTCGGTGtttttgctggccaaggtcaatcCATTGATTATTTACAGCAGTGAATATTCTGT GTGGGCCATGATGATTTCATTGTTTTACTTTGTGTCGTGGCTTTTGCTTCGTGGGGCTCACTTTGTGCGCCCAAGTGCTCTTCAACGGGGCTTTACGCTGATCTGGCTCTTCATCATTACTTGGGTTCTCTCAGTTTTCGCAGCCGTTGCTGAGGATCGCATGAATATGGGTGCTGTATACCCTTTGGCATTCCTCCACACCTTCGCCTTTGCAGCAGTCTTGATTTCACTCTTGGAACAATATGCACTTCCGGCCAAGCAAGATTTTGCGCGACAAGTCAGCGGCGAAaacgaagaggaagaggaacaagaacaagaacaagagaaCCTATTAGGTGATGGCGGTAACGACGCTAACCAGCAAAATAACGAGGAGAGAGGGGACACAGATATTGCTGCTACTCCAACAGAAACGACACCTCTCAGGGCTGGCGAAGAAGGTCACGGATCTAGCGAGCAGACCACCACATTTGCCAACACATATAGGAGACCCGTGCCAGAAACTAGAGTTGAGACTCGTAGCGGCAACAACAGAAAACGCAGCTTTCCGCCTTACGAAAACGAGCAAGCTTGGTCCGGTCGACTTCCCACCTGGACCTGGTTTATCCAACTCCTTCTACTCGTTCCCCTATATGTGACTGTGCTCGGCAATCTGGCACTGGTACAAACCACATCCATAGGCAAGACCGGAACAGATGGTAGCAGCTTACTTGTTCCGCTGATGGGGGTTGGCATCTTAGCaatcctccttctcctgccACTCACGCCGTTTATCCATCGCGTCAGCCACCACGTCCCgctcttccttctcctcgTATTTATCGGAACGCTTATCTACAACTTGACCGCCTTCCCATTCTCCGACAACAATCGTTTCAAGTTTTACTTCAAGCAAGTTGTCGACTTGGATAAAGGCTCCAATGTTGTCACCCTCAATGGGTTGGAAGAATTTGTACGCCCTGTCATTAGCTCCATACCCACGCCAGCTGGCCAACGAATTCACTGCGATGAAGACCCCTTTCTCTCAAACTTGAGGAATTGCCAGTATGACGCGTCTCTCTTACCTCCGGACGTGGCGGATGGTGAGGAGTTGGAAAGCCTGATATCCATCGAAGCGTCGAAATCCAAAAATGGAAAAACAATCCTCGTGAGCCTTGATGCGTTGAACACTCGCGTCTGCTATCTCGATACCTCGTTCCCAATCTTTGGCTTTTCGGTTCACGGTGGCGCAAAGCGCGATGACCGGTTCGGCTCATTCCCACCTGAAGGGCTTCAACAGATTCAACTTTGGAGGCGTGATTGGGAAAAGGGTTGGAATGTTACCCTTCACTTGGGTGGGCATGTGCTTCCCATGAACCAGGATAGTGTAGAAGCCACGGAGGTCGACGAAGTAGATGATGACACCAGCGGCGGAGAACTAAAACGAAGAGCAGCTAAGGAACTTATCGTGACGGCGAGATGTGCCTGGTCCGATGCCAACAGTGCAAACACGATCCCGGCATTCCACGAGGTGAAGCAGTTCATGCCTAGGTGGGCGGTTGTCGCGAAAAAAACTGTTGGTCTCGTGGAAATCACCAAGAAGATCAAGGTGGCGTAA
- the RSP5_0 gene encoding Flagellar radial spoke protein 5, producing the protein MGGHVNVLDDVLISNLPPAYLRSSLRALLSQGPGIQKLFVEHARSRLQETPPELTEAAKLFPAHDTCSPECIDLTHFVHSVIQARASWTAQSPLSQNVDKFAGDTVQAMQALKESAPEKSTKLKEDLQALLASFASCQTYCASSRLEYPFGRAERQARDTLQLFFADAAAIQQASSTHGDRIIHLASPPAGAVEKFTLGNRRLPRLFNGLWQLSSPAFGVGNWHQQQRKLVKLVEAGLVAADMADHYGDAELVYGDFRNRLPAATQAELYAATKWCVFKPLNTPVTTEYVLAAVRERCRRLGGRVDLLQFHWYDYEAKEYLQILHELIGITKSHPEYLSAVGLCNFDAEHTDEICRYLIDKTGEVGIVSNQVQFSPIDTRPLMGMTQVCERYNLKLLTYGSLCGGLLTEKWLNQPPPDIYSPSNPLNPSQRKYLDMINHWGTWQEFQSLLGTLSLLATKYSVSIADVASRWVLQQPSVGAVLVGTRLGVSDRCADALHVFGWNLSNADIMAIDAFAHGHNGEKLHAVYQKIGDCGQEYRGMRA; encoded by the exons ATGGGCGGCCACGT GAACGTATTGGACGATGTCCTCATATCAAACC TGCCGCCCGCCTACCTCCGTTCGTCTCTCCGGGCGCTCCTCTCCCAAGGCCCCGGCATCCAGAAACTCTTCGTCGAACACGCCCGTTCGCGCCTCCAAGAAACACCGCCCGAGCTCACAGAGGCCGCCAAGCTGTTTCCAGCCCACGACACATGCTCCCCAGAATGCATCGA CTTGACACACTTTGTCCACTCCGTCATCCAAGCGCGCGCCTCATGGACGGCCCAATCCCCCCTCTCCCAGAACGTGGACAAGTTCGCCGGCGACACCGTCCAGGCCATGCAGGCGCTCAAAGAGTCGGCGCCCGAGAAGAgcaccaagctcaaggaagaCCTGCAAGCGCTGCTGGCCAGCTTCGCATCCTGCCAGACGTACTGCGCCAGCTCGAGGCTCGAGTACCCCTTCGGCCGCGCGGAGAGACAGGCCAGGGACACGCTGCAGCTCTTCttcgccgacgccgccgccatccaacaGGCGTCGTCCACCCACGGGGACCGCATCATCCACCTCGCCTCGCCGCCCGCCGGGGCCGTTGAGAAGTTCACCCTGGGAAACAGACGCTTGCCACGCCTCTTCAACGGCCTCTGGCAGCTGTCCTCGCCCGCCTTCGGGGTCGGCAActggcaccagcagcagcgtaAGCTCGTGAAGCTGGTCGAGGCGGGCTTGGTcgccgccgacatggccGACCACTAC GGGGATGCGGAACTCGTCTACGGCGATTTCCGCAACAGACTCCCCGCGGCGACACAGGCCGAACTATACGCCGCCACAAAGTGGTGCGTCTTCAAGCCGCTCAACACGCCCGTCACAACAGAGTACGTCCTGGCGGCCGTGAGAGAGCGCTGCAGGCGTCTAGGCGGGCGCGTAGACTTGCTCCAATTCCACTGGTACGAC TACGAAGCAAAAGAATACCTCCAGATACTCCACGAACTCATCGGCATCACGAAATCCCACCCCGAGTACCTGTCCGCCGTGGGCCTGTGCAATTTCGACGCAGAGCACACCGACGAGATATGCAGGTATCTGATAGACAAGACGGGCGAGGTGGGCATCGTATCGAACCAAGTACAA TTCTCGCCCATCGACACCCGCCCCCTGATGGGCATGACGCAAGTCTGCGAGCGGTACAACCTCAAACTCCTCACCTACGGCTCCCTG TGCGGCGGCCTCCTAACGGAGAAGTGGCTGAACCAACCACCGCCAGACATATACTCGCCCTCGAACCCTCTCAACCCGTCGCAGCGCAAGTACCTCGACATGATCAACCACTGGGGCACGTGGCAGGAGTTCCAGTCCCTTCTGGGCACGCTGTCTCTCCTCGCGACAAAGTACAGCGTGAGCATTGCCGACGTCGCGAGCCGGTGGGTGTTGCAGCAGCCGTCCGTGGgtgccgtcctcgtcgggaCGAGACTAGGCGTGTCGGATCGCTGCGCCGATGCGCTCCACGTGTTTGGATGGAACTTGAGCAATGCcgacatcatggccattgatGCCTTTGCGCATGGCCACAACGGCGAGAAGCTGCATGCCGTCTATCAGAAGATTGGCGATTGCGGACAGGAATATAGAGGCATGAGGGCGTAA